AAAACGAAAATAAAAGGATTAAGAGAACAATGTCCTGCCGATGTGAAGTCTTACCTGTAGTCCTGAAACCTTTCTTCGACCCTCAGTACCTGCTGCTGTGCATTTTAAAGGCCAGCAGAACTCATATCAGCTCAGCTTGATAAAATCCCTCCAATAAAACATACCTGCTGCAGCCAAAGTGTCACCTGTCTGAGTCTCACACTCACTGCATTTGAACCCTGCTTTGGTGTGCATGTTAACACTCCACCTGCTGAGACTCAGACAGGTGACACTTTCCACACTTTGATGTCACATGGCTTCCAAACTGTGCTGAgggctgcatttaaaaaaatatttacaaatattATACTGCACAAGTAGTTTTAGAGTCTTTATCAGGCATCATGTCACATGTAGGTCCAacatctgtgagaagaagtgcATAAAATGGGCATTTTGTATTGTAGATGCACTGCTGATGTACTATGTCCACGCTGGTGATAAAAagatgtgtaaatatatatttgacaTGTAAATATGGATATATGGATATGGAGATATGGAAGAGATTTCTATCTACTGTGTGTTTGGTACGCTTTAAAATTCTCAACAAATAAACCatgggaaaaaaacatcaagtttAGTTGTTGCAAGAACTTTATTGACTATGTTAGAAATAACGTAAAGGTCGCTGTTTATTGATTAAGCTGAAAATGTTTGTTGTCTGGTCAAATTCTAAATGATACATTTTGGGACAAAATTATTCTTATCTGGTCACACATGAGAAGGTCTAAACATTTACAGGACTACAGCTCTTTTAACCAAGGGTGTAGGAATAATGGAGGGTGCCACCTTTCTCTAGATAGCAGTCATGCTCATGGGTTCCCATCTTGATCTGACGCTGGCAGACTCCCAGCAAATCATCCAAGAGGTAATCACTGTCATGGACCTGAAGTCTGAGCACATCATTCTGCTTGGCCTTGAAGTAACTGAACTCTTCCTCCCACCACGGGTTGGGATTGTCATTTCGGACAGATGTGGCACCCAGAGTGGCCGAACCACAGAAAACTTTGACGTAGCCATCTGTGGTTCCTAAAAGGCCAGAGGGAAGATCGCTGGCCCTCAGGCCAAAGACCCTCAGCTGGGACTGAGCCACACCCAGACTGCACAAGATgacgaggaggagaggaaggctgGAGGCCATGGcttaacatggaggaggaagaacaaaCATGGAGTCAGGCTTTTCTTAAGGAAATAATCTCATTTGTAAAACTGTGGGTATCttcgtgacacacacacacacatacacacacagcaccataAATTTATAGACCAGGTaagttaaataataaaatattgagACAAAATGTTTCAGATAGATTCCTGTTACAAACTGTGGcttatatttgtatatttgtgttgtgatgCTGTTTTCAGCTGTATCAAAGTGAAGGTGAACATAAGACAATTCTGTAATGTTGGAATAGATTCAACACTGTAGCACTAAAATAAATGTTGTGTGATTTCCCACCCATCACAACAGCTGTTGGGCAGAGTATGCACACAGCAGATCCACACATGCTCCTCTACATAAAGTTACTGTAAGTTATTTTAGTGTTAATTTAGTGATGATGAAAGTGGACATttgaattaataaataaatctaaataCAAACATTTAACACCAGAAAAAAACGAAAATAAAAGGATTAAGAGGACAATGCCCTGCCAAGGTGAAGTCTTACCTGTAGTCCTGAACCCTTACTTCTAACCTCAATACCTGCTGCTCTACGTTTTaaagtccagcagagctcatatCAGCTCAGCTTGTTAAAATCCCTCCCACAAAACGTATATACATATACGTTTTGTGGGAGGGATTTTatcaaaacatatatatatatatatatatatatatatatatatatatatatatatatatatataaactgagCTAATATGAGCCCAGTGTTCATTACAGAGTAACAGAAGCTTGCAGACCTACAAAGACTGAGATGTGGGGATACTTACAATCTGAGTATGAAcagttatatgttatattaaTCAGTGTGACACGGAAGCAATCACTCGAAGGCAAAAACTGGAAGAAGAGCGTTTGAAAAGTGCAATTAGATATCCCGATTCATACACCGTACAGAAGGTGGCAGTAGTGCACCTAGTTTTTCCAAAATATAGAAGAAGAACACgaaaaagaagaagtagaagaagaagaggaagagttgTTTATGTTAGTTAACGTAGAGCTTCTTCAGTTTTTATAGCATTTACAGTATTTACTGTGTTTACAGATTTGTCCAGTGTAATATGTCAGTCTAGGTAACTACACATTACAGGACATGTCCGTTCTCGTAAGACGAAATAAAGTCACACTGAGGTTTGTAAAGCGGCGCTAATGTGAAGACAGGCTTTTTTCCCCACAGACATCATGTGTGATCAAACGCTGGAGTATTTCTTGAGTCTGGGtcagatgaagaagagggaCGCTGCAGCCGTGAGCTGGTCTCACGCTGTGAACAGCAGGAGCAGGCTGGCGGAGGCTCTGTCAGGTGAGTCCATGTTCCTGCGGAGCTCTGCTGTGTTCAGACTGCTTCATACAAATGTCAAACATGTCTGTGAAGTTAAGATGGTTTCTTGTGTTGTTGGAAAATCAGGTATGTAAGTTATGTTACACTTTTCCTGTTCAGGTCCCACTCATATGATTGAAGCCGACATCATTGTGAGAGGTCATGATGCCAAAGTGCCCATCATGGCACATCCCCCTGACACAGACAGCGACATCACACTCAGGGAGTGGCTGGACGGCGTGAAAGAGCACAGCAAGGGCATAAAACTGGACTTTAAGAGGTGAGACCCAGTTTATTATATTCCTCTTTAGtactgtgtggatgtgtgttatAGTAACCATGTGATGTACTGTCCACACAGCCTGGAAGCAGTTTCTCCATCTTTGTCTCTGCTGGAGGAGGTGCTGACTGACACCAA
The genomic region above belongs to Parambassis ranga chromosome 9, fParRan2.1, whole genome shotgun sequence and contains:
- the LOC114440795 gene encoding perforin-1-like — translated: MASSLPLLLVILCSLGVAQSQLRVFGLRASDLPSGLLGTTDGYVKVFCGSATLGATSVRNDNPNPWWEEEFSYFKAKQNDVLRLQVHDSDYLLDDLLGVCQRQIKMGTHEHDCYLEKGGTLHYSYTLG